From Herbiconiux flava, one genomic window encodes:
- a CDS encoding LacI family DNA-binding transcriptional regulator: MTTLSKEVGEDARYDPELAHHPDRRGPLMNRRPGIKDVAASAGVSIKTVSRVVNAEEAVHPETRARVLHAIQQLGYVPNTAARSLKSGTGGAIGVVIDSLADPFFAALVSAIETRALNEGLSVLVASSSLDRDREREQLLSLVAGHQVAGVIFAPVASEHPYLEPYRTTTPVVAVDRSRVGIDSVVVDDRGAAALAVQQFVDLGHERIAFFDRDERFSTIHRRMSGYLDVLRGAGIEFDPELVSSTVDGSLDYLSEAERLLGLPNPATAFFASNAKAAIGLTTALHRIHRQDTAMIAFGDFSFADVLRPGVSCIDQDPFLIGNAAIERLLALREQPSGDPREWIVPTALLQRGSGEIEGPVAAASVRPTASARFAEGDVA; this comes from the coding sequence ATGACAACGCTGTCAAAGGAGGTGGGCGAGGATGCCCGGTACGACCCCGAACTCGCGCACCACCCCGACCGGCGGGGGCCGCTCATGAACCGCCGCCCCGGCATCAAGGACGTCGCCGCGAGCGCCGGCGTCAGCATCAAGACCGTCTCCCGTGTGGTGAACGCCGAGGAGGCCGTGCACCCCGAGACGAGGGCGCGCGTGCTGCACGCCATCCAGCAGCTGGGCTACGTACCCAACACCGCCGCCCGCTCGCTCAAGTCGGGCACCGGCGGCGCCATCGGCGTCGTCATCGACTCGCTCGCCGACCCCTTCTTCGCCGCGCTCGTCAGCGCCATCGAGACCCGCGCGCTGAACGAGGGCCTGAGCGTCCTCGTCGCCTCGTCGAGCCTCGACCGCGACCGGGAGCGCGAGCAGCTGCTCAGCCTCGTGGCGGGGCATCAGGTCGCGGGCGTCATCTTCGCGCCGGTCGCGTCCGAGCATCCGTACCTCGAGCCGTACCGCACCACCACGCCGGTGGTCGCGGTCGACCGCTCGCGGGTGGGCATCGACAGCGTCGTCGTCGACGACCGCGGGGCCGCGGCGCTCGCCGTGCAGCAGTTCGTCGACCTCGGTCACGAGCGCATCGCCTTCTTCGACCGCGACGAGCGCTTCTCGACCATCCACCGTCGGATGAGCGGCTACCTCGACGTGCTGCGGGGCGCCGGCATCGAATTCGACCCCGAGCTCGTCTCGTCCACGGTCGACGGCAGCCTCGACTACCTGAGCGAGGCCGAACGGCTGCTCGGCCTGCCGAACCCGGCGACGGCCTTCTTCGCCTCGAACGCCAAGGCGGCCATCGGCCTCACCACCGCGCTGCACCGCATCCACCGGCAGGACACGGCGATGATCGCGTTCGGCGACTTCTCGTTCGCCGACGTGCTGCGGCCGGGCGTCAGCTGCATCGACCAGGACCCGTTCCTGATCGGCAACGCCGCCATCGAGCGCCTGCTGGCCCTCCGCGAGCAGCCCTCCGGCGATCCCCGCGAGTGGATCGTGCCGACCGCCCTGCTGCAGCGCGGCTCGGGCGAGATCGAGGGCCCCGTGGCCGCCGCGTCCGTCCGTCCCACCGCATCCGCCCGATTCGCCGAAGGAGACGTCGCATGA
- a CDS encoding class I mannose-6-phosphate isomerase: protein MKPAALAPNLIDHFYRGGDRIAALRGIEQTSEFQPEEWLGATVSRADHGDIGLARTVDGELLRDLVGADPAAWVGPDHADAASSSDTGILVKLLDARQRLPVHVHPSRAFATSHLDCPYGKTEAWFVLDAEPGAAVHLGWSEPVDSDELDRRRDAQDSEWMLSRMNRIEVSRGMGVVVPAGTVHAIDEGIFLAEVQEPTDFSIVLEWSVTTSTRDESHLGLGFDTVMPAVSVDALGPDALQGLISRADLTARSATAASVLAPAADPYFRVLHAAPTTGGAVALDPGFAVALVLEGAGEFVGRDERADYRAGQVFAVPSGFGPWEVRGTGSVLVATPGVGWPHSLAAGGIV from the coding sequence ATGAAGCCGGCCGCCCTCGCCCCCAACCTGATCGACCACTTCTACCGCGGCGGCGACCGCATCGCGGCGCTCCGCGGCATCGAGCAGACGTCCGAGTTCCAGCCCGAGGAGTGGCTCGGCGCCACCGTCTCCCGCGCCGACCACGGTGACATCGGCCTCGCCCGCACCGTCGACGGCGAGCTGCTGCGCGACCTCGTCGGCGCCGATCCGGCGGCCTGGGTGGGCCCCGACCACGCCGACGCGGCGTCGAGCAGCGACACGGGCATCCTGGTCAAGCTGCTGGATGCCCGCCAGCGCCTCCCCGTGCACGTGCACCCCTCACGCGCCTTCGCCACCAGCCACCTCGACTGCCCCTACGGCAAGACCGAGGCCTGGTTCGTCCTCGACGCGGAGCCCGGCGCCGCCGTGCACCTCGGCTGGAGCGAGCCCGTCGACAGCGACGAGCTCGACCGCCGCCGCGACGCCCAGGACTCCGAGTGGATGCTCTCGCGGATGAACCGCATCGAGGTCTCGCGTGGCATGGGAGTCGTCGTGCCGGCCGGCACCGTGCACGCCATCGACGAGGGCATCTTCCTCGCCGAGGTGCAGGAGCCCACCGACTTCTCGATCGTGCTGGAGTGGTCGGTCACGACCTCGACCCGCGACGAGTCGCACCTCGGCCTCGGCTTCGACACGGTGATGCCGGCCGTCTCGGTCGACGCGCTCGGGCCGGATGCGCTGCAGGGCCTGATCAGCCGCGCCGACCTCACGGCGCGGAGCGCCACCGCCGCGAGCGTGCTGGCCCCGGCCGCCGACCCCTACTTCCGTGTGCTGCACGCGGCCCCGACCACCGGCGGAGCCGTCGCCCTCGACCCCGGCTTCGCCGTCGCCCTCGTGCTCGAGGGGGCCGGCGAGTTCGTCGGCCGCGACGAGCGCGCCGACTACCGCGCCGGCCAGGTCTTCGCGGTGCCGTCCGGCTTCGGCCCCTGGGAGGTGCGGGGCACGGGCAGCGTGCTCGTCGCGACCCCGGGCGTCGGCTGGCCGCACTCGCTGGCCGCGGGAGGAATCGTATGA
- a CDS encoding ATP-binding cassette domain-containing protein has product MTTPVLEARGLSRAFGHVRALDDVDFEVYPGEVTALIGDNGAGKSTLVKALSGNLAVDTGVIKFEGNPLQLTNPMQASALGIETVHQDLALAPHLDPVQNMYLGREVMKKGIGGAFGFMNVAEMRTQSRRAFDELGATVRSLTSPVGSMSGGQRQAIAIARAVHWANKVVFLDEPTAALGVRQTKNVLETIRRVRDKGIAVVFISHSMPHVMEVSDRIQVLRLGHRAAAIDTKSTNMEELVGLMTGASTRGVA; this is encoded by the coding sequence ATGACCACCCCCGTATTGGAGGCCCGCGGCCTCTCCCGCGCGTTCGGACACGTCCGTGCGCTCGACGACGTGGACTTCGAGGTCTACCCCGGAGAAGTGACCGCCCTGATCGGCGACAACGGCGCCGGCAAGTCGACGCTCGTGAAGGCCCTCTCGGGCAACCTCGCCGTCGACACCGGAGTCATCAAGTTCGAGGGCAACCCCCTCCAGCTCACCAACCCGATGCAGGCCAGCGCGCTCGGCATCGAGACCGTGCACCAGGACCTGGCGCTCGCCCCCCACCTCGACCCGGTGCAGAACATGTACCTCGGCCGCGAGGTCATGAAGAAGGGCATCGGCGGGGCGTTCGGCTTCATGAACGTCGCCGAGATGCGCACCCAGTCGCGCCGCGCGTTCGACGAGCTGGGCGCCACGGTGCGCTCACTCACCTCGCCCGTCGGCTCGATGTCCGGTGGTCAGCGGCAGGCGATCGCGATCGCCCGCGCCGTGCACTGGGCCAACAAGGTCGTCTTCCTCGACGAGCCCACCGCGGCGCTCGGCGTGCGGCAGACCAAGAACGTGCTGGAGACCATCCGGCGGGTGCGCGACAAGGGCATCGCCGTCGTGTTCATCAGCCACTCGATGCCGCACGTGATGGAGGTCTCCGACCGCATCCAGGTGCTGCGTCTGGGTCACCGCGCCGCGGCGATCGACACCAAGAGCACGAACATGGAAGAACTCGTCGGCCTGATGACCGGCGCGAGCACGAGGGGTGTGGCATGA
- a CDS encoding ABC transporter permease, giving the protein MSDDVRDADLKKAEFGQTDAAGPETTSINMAQAKENGFTKLLKAQAFQILIVLIVIVAIFSALAPDTFAQLSNLRLVVQNASILAVLGVGMTFIIITSGIDLSIGSVLVFSGVVSAIVMRAIGGDDWGTATVGIIVSILSGLAWGIFNGVLISKAKVPPLIVTLGSLGMALGLSQIITGGVDIRQVPSVLTTSIGYGNILGGIPIISVIALVIVIIGAIVLHKTKFGLYTYAVGSSEEAARRVGVKVDRHLIKVYALSGALAGLAGILSLSQFSTTAIAGQSQTNLNVIAAVVIGGTSLFGGYGTIFGTVVGLFIPAVLQNGFVITGVQPFWQQVAVGAVLIAAVYVDQVRRASAARGASTSLWRHFARRNSK; this is encoded by the coding sequence ATGAGCGACGACGTGAGAGACGCAGACCTGAAGAAGGCCGAGTTCGGCCAGACGGATGCGGCCGGCCCCGAGACGACCTCGATCAACATGGCCCAGGCCAAGGAGAACGGGTTCACCAAGCTGCTGAAGGCTCAGGCCTTCCAGATCCTGATCGTGCTGATCGTGATCGTCGCGATCTTCAGCGCGCTCGCCCCCGACACCTTCGCGCAGCTGTCGAACCTGCGGCTCGTGGTGCAGAACGCCTCGATCCTCGCCGTGCTCGGCGTCGGCATGACGTTCATCATCATCACCTCGGGCATCGACCTCTCGATCGGCTCGGTGCTCGTGTTCTCGGGCGTCGTCTCGGCGATCGTGATGCGGGCCATCGGCGGGGACGACTGGGGCACGGCCACCGTCGGCATCATCGTGTCGATCCTCTCGGGCCTGGCCTGGGGCATCTTCAACGGCGTGCTGATCTCCAAGGCGAAGGTGCCGCCGCTGATCGTGACGCTGGGTTCGCTCGGCATGGCGCTCGGCCTCTCGCAGATCATCACGGGCGGTGTCGACATCCGTCAGGTGCCCTCCGTGCTGACCACCTCGATCGGCTACGGCAACATCCTCGGCGGCATCCCGATCATCTCGGTGATCGCCCTCGTGATCGTCATCATCGGCGCGATCGTGCTGCACAAGACCAAGTTCGGCCTCTACACCTACGCGGTGGGCTCGAGTGAGGAAGCGGCACGCCGCGTCGGCGTGAAGGTCGACCGGCACCTGATCAAGGTCTACGCGCTGTCCGGCGCACTCGCCGGACTCGCGGGCATCCTGTCGCTGTCGCAGTTCAGCACCACGGCCATCGCCGGCCAGTCGCAGACCAACCTGAACGTCATCGCGGCGGTCGTCATCGGCGGAACCTCGCTGTTCGGCGGCTACGGCACGATCTTCGGCACCGTCGTCGGTCTCTTCATCCCGGCCGTGCTGCAGAACGGCTTCGTCATCACCGGCGTGCAGCCGTTCTGGCAGCAGGTCGCCGTCGGCGCCGTGCTGATCGCGGCGGTGTACGTCGACCAGGTCCGACGGGCCTCCGCGGCCCGAGGGGCCTCCACAAGCCTCTGGCGCCACTTCGCCAGACGGAACAGCAAGTGA
- a CDS encoding ABC transporter substrate-binding protein, protein MKWNKKILGVVAIGATAGLALAGCSGGDSGGGSSTGAAGSDGYKIAFVQGVAGDEFYISMQCGIEAAAEKAGATVTTQGPEKFDPTLQKPLVDSIVASKPDALLIAPTDVTAMEAPLKAAADAGIKVVLVDTTVEDPSFAVSAIASDNVGGGEAAFKAIQDAHPDGGKVLVVSVDPGISTTDARVEGFQKAAEGADGFDYLGVQYSHNEPATAAEIVTAALQKDPDIVGIFAANLFAAEGTATGVQQAGKQDSVTIVGFDAGPAQVEQLKAGTVQALVAQEPATIGQDGVEQAIAALDGDDTEAEIQTGFTILTKDNIEGEGADAVYKSSC, encoded by the coding sequence ATGAAGTGGAACAAGAAGATCCTGGGAGTCGTCGCCATCGGCGCGACCGCCGGTCTGGCTCTCGCCGGATGCTCGGGCGGAGACTCGGGCGGCGGCTCCAGCACCGGCGCGGCCGGCAGCGACGGCTACAAGATCGCATTCGTGCAGGGTGTCGCCGGAGACGAGTTCTACATCTCCATGCAGTGCGGCATCGAGGCCGCGGCCGAGAAGGCCGGCGCGACCGTCACCACCCAGGGCCCCGAGAAGTTCGACCCGACGCTGCAGAAGCCGCTGGTCGACTCGATCGTGGCCTCCAAGCCCGACGCCCTGCTGATCGCTCCGACCGACGTCACCGCGATGGAGGCGCCCCTCAAGGCCGCCGCCGACGCCGGCATCAAGGTCGTCCTCGTCGACACCACGGTCGAGGACCCGTCCTTCGCGGTCTCGGCCATCGCCTCCGACAACGTCGGTGGCGGCGAGGCAGCCTTCAAGGCCATCCAGGACGCCCACCCCGACGGCGGCAAGGTGCTCGTCGTCTCGGTCGACCCCGGCATCTCGACCACCGACGCTCGCGTCGAGGGCTTCCAGAAGGCCGCCGAGGGCGCTGACGGCTTCGATTACCTGGGCGTGCAGTACAGCCACAACGAGCCGGCCACCGCGGCCGAGATCGTGACCGCGGCGCTGCAGAAGGACCCCGACATCGTGGGCATCTTCGCCGCCAACCTGTTCGCCGCCGAGGGCACCGCCACCGGCGTGCAGCAGGCCGGCAAGCAGGACTCGGTGACCATCGTCGGCTTCGACGCGGGCCCCGCCCAGGTCGAGCAGCTGAAGGCCGGCACGGTTCAGGCGCTCGTCGCCCAGGAGCCGGCCACCATCGGCCAGGACGGCGTCGAGCAGGCCATCGCGGCTCTCGACGGCGACGACACCGAGGCCGAGATCCAGACCGGCTTCACCATCCTCACCAAGGACAACATCGAGGGTGAAGGCGCGGACGCGGTCTACAAGTCCAGCTGCTAG